From Triticum urartu cultivar G1812 chromosome 2, Tu2.1, whole genome shotgun sequence, a single genomic window includes:
- the LOC125540743 gene encoding WRKY transcription factor 72A-like gives MKSSRTMVVNGGSEMDALFLLRRQQELLTQLRALILVALRDADGRSADLAIGLFDDVIDCITGVVSRLQGFNTQADGCRPPTAFDLAGVDVITPNAGEGQEVKPMISNVGQKRRRNNDKRSRSLITVVPHYDGHHWRKYGQKNINGREHARSYYRCAYTEQNCPATKTIRQQDHNVTINCEEETAKYIVVYYGHHTCCDGNTRNGAKNDPGMDLIQNGKMAGAVTELQKFDPGDVDMPALIEVLDNPELNWDII, from the exons ATGAAGAGTAGCCGCACAATGGTCGTCAATGGCGGCTCCGAGATGGACGCATTGTTCTTACTCAGGCGGCAGCAGGAGCTTCTGACACAACTCCGCGCGCTCATCCTGGTGGCGCTTCGCGACGCAGACGGTAGGTCGGCCGACCTTGCCATTGGTCTCTTCGACGATGTGATTGACTGCATCACCGGCGTCGTGTCTAGACTTCAGGGGTTCAATACCCAAGCAGACGGTTGTCGACCGCCGACGGCCTTCGACCTCGCAGGCGTTGACGTAATTACACCCAACGCCGGCGAAGGACAAGAGGTGAAGCCTATGATCAGCAATGTTGGTCAGAAGAGAAG GAGAAACAACGACAAGCGATCAAGATCTCTTATAACAGTTGTTCCACATTATGATGGCCATCATTGGAGAAAATATGGGCAGAAGAACATCAACGGGAGGGAACATGCCAG GAGCTACTATAGATGCGCCTACACAGAACAGAATTGCCCAGCAACCAAGACAATTAGGCAACAGGATCATAACGTAACTATTAATTGTGAAGAGGAAACTGCAAAGTACATTGTTGTGTACTACGGTCATCACACTTGCTGCGATGGCAACACTAGAAATGGCGCGAAGAATGACCCTGGCATGGACCTAATTCAAAATGGCAAAATGGCGGGAGCAGTAACAGAATTACAAAAGTTCGACCCAGGAGACGTGGACATGCCAGCTCTAATAGAGGTGCTTGACAATCCTGAGCTGAACTGGGACATCATTTGA